Part of the Chloroflexota bacterium genome, AGCCTTCCCGAATGAATCCATACACAACGCCTGTGGGTAGCACACCCACAGGCGTTGTGTATGCTGTTAAGCAGCCATACCAAGTGGCTGCTAACATCACCTCTATATCAAGCGTGGCACGGTCCGCCTTGTGCAACCTGGCAATAATGGTAAGAACTCATCTATGGGGCAGACTCTAACCGCAGCGAATCCCCCGCAAGGGCAATGCAACGGACTGCATTCGACACTGCCTTCTGGAGTGGCGATCTGGACATCATCAACGACATGGTGCAAGAAAGAGGAGCGCTGGCAGATGTGTGAAAGAAAACAGAATTTCTTGCAAGTGTATCGAAGAACGGTGCTTCTCAGTACAGAAGGGTTACGAATCACATAGCAGAGAGAATTCTTGAGTCTGTAGACACAATTGGCACTCATACGTGGTATCCTCAAGTTAGGATGCGCTGTGAATTAGGGGGTGATAGCGATGGGCCAAAACCGTCAGCCCAACGAGGGGAAGTTCAAGGAACTCCTCATCTACATCGCTTTGTGTTCGGAGGGCGATGACTCTTTCGGCGCAGTCAAGCTGAATAAGCTGCTATTCCTCTCGGACTTTCTTGCTTATCTTCGGCTTGGCAAGGCTATGACGTGGTTTGAATATCAGGCACTACCAAATGGGCCAGCGCCAACCAAGCTTGTGCCGATACGAGAGGAACTCATGCAAGAGGGTGCTATAGCGGAGAGGCAGGAAAGCTACTTTGGGTATAACCAATACCGCATACTTGCTTTACGCAGACCTAATCTCAAGCTGTTCTTGCCAGAGGAAGTAGACATAGTTCGTCAGGTAATCGATCACTGGTGGGGCAGGAATGCCAGTGAAATTAGCGACTTTTCCCATAGAATTCTCGGATGGCGGCTTGCAAGTCAGGGAGAGACGATCCCCTATGGTTCTGCGCTGATTGGTTCTCGCAAACCCTCGAAACGGGAGATGGAACACGGCCTTGGATTAGCTGACCACGCAGCAAGCCTACTCTTCTAAGATACATGCCAGCATACCGTGATATTGTCCGCACAGAACGGTTCGAACGCGAACTACGAGAGATTGAAGAGAATCCACGGCGTGCCGATGAATTCACTGAAGCCGTCGAATGGGCGCTGGCGCGAGACCCTAGTTCCGGAACTCAAATCGAAGACGATCCCCCCATTTGGTTTATCCCGATGGCCGACACTCTTGACGATAGTACTGTAGCAATCTTCTATACATTTGACGATCAAGTAGTGTGGCTGATCTCGATTCTAAAGTCACATTTGTACGAGATTTTCTGATACTTGCCTCTTCGGCATTCTCCGTCTGACCATACGGAGAGTTGGCATATACGACGCTCGCTAAATAACATCCCTTTGAATTTCAGCCGCCAGATCAGCGAGCGGTGGCTTCCTTGTTCAGCCGTGTGAAGAACTGCTTCATGAGCAGTCTGGCGGCTTGCAGCATGAGACGCTGGCCGACGCGGGCCAGGGTGCCGCCGGCTTGACCGTCGCCGGCAACGTGGATGATGGTCTCGCCTGCCTTCTCTTCGGATAGGGTGAAGCTGCCCTCGCCTTTCACAAAGCCCGGGCCGCCCTTGCCTTCCACGATCATGCGGTAGCCGTGGGGCGGGTCGCGGTCAGCCACGGACACCGTACCTTGGTAGCGGCCCTTGATGCCGGCCACGCCCACGTTCAGGGTCGCCGCGTAGGTGTCCTCGCCGGTCGGCTCCAGCTTCTCGCAGCCGGGGATGCACGCCGCCAACACGTCGGGGTCCTGCAGCAGCTCCCAGACGCGGTCTTGCTCCGCTTTGATCGTGAATGTGCCTTCTACCTTCATGCGCTATTCCCTTGTGCGGTGTGTGTGGCGTCTTGCTACCCCAATCATACCGCCAACCGTGATCGGCATCCTAATCCCAAGGGTGACTCCCAAGATGCAGTTGGCCGCAAAGGGTGTCTGAAAACTGCACGGTGAAAGCGGGGGACAAGCCCCCACGCTACGGTCTATGGGCAAGTCTGAGTTGCCCATCATTGAGAGTTCTGCTCGCACACTCTGGATTCCTCGCTGCGCTCGGAATTGTAAATGTCAGGTATTTCGTTGACAGATTCGGCACGAGTATTCGGTGGTTCTGTCGTCGTGAGCGACCACGACACCTGTCATTCCGAACGGAGCGCAGCGAAGTGTCGCTCTTAGCGCGGAATCTAGAGTGCTGAAGCCAGTGTACTGTGTGAAGCATGGACCCTAGATTCCGCGAACAGGGTTCGACGCTTCGCTCGGAATGACATGTACGTTCGACACAGTCCAGTGAGTAGAAGTTTTTGTCAGCGAATTACTCAACGCTTACAGGAATGACACGAACTGTAAATGCGCTGTGTGCAAGTGCGGCCGTTTGGGAGATAGACACGTGTGCAATCGTGGTGCAATTGGTATACTAGATCAAGAATTTTGCGTCTTTGACGAAGTCAGCGCCTTTGACGAAGTCGGAGTCTGCGACGAAGTCGACGCATGCAGATACGCTCTGCGTAGGGGGATAGACGTATGCCCAATGAGATTTCCGTAACCATAAACGGCACTCGCCATGCGAGCAGTGTCGAATCGCGCATGTTGCTCGTGCACTACCTGCGTGACGAACTGGGTCTCACCGGTACGCACGTGGGGTGCGACACCAGTCAATGCGGCGCGTGCACGGTGATAGTGGACGGGGCCGCCGTCAAGAGTTGCACGGTTCTGGCCGTGCAAGCTGATGGCAGCGAGGTGACCACGATTGAAGGCCTGGCCCAGGACGGCGAACTCCACCCGGTGCAAGAAGGCTTCTGGGAAGAGCACGGGTTGCAGTGCGGCTTCTGCACGCCGGGCATCATCATGACCCTCCACCAGGTCTTGGAAGAAGAGCCCGATCCCAGCGAGGATGAGATTCGCCACAAGCTGGCGGGCAACATCTGCCGCTGCACCGGCTATCAGAACATCGTGAAAGCGGCGCAATTCGCCGCCCGGCGGATGCAGGAAGCGTAGCCGGTGAGAGACGCTTTGCGGCGTCCAGGGCAGTGCGCAGTGGGTGCCGGGAAGTGCGTGAGGTTCAAAAAGGTAGCGCACTGAATGACGACAGGCATTCTGGAATTCATTAGAGTGGCCTCCGCCATTGCGGGATTGATGCAGGAATGAGTCCAGCCATCAGGCAAACGGTATTGCAGAGAATTCCCAAGTAGACGGCGTTGGCCGGGTGCGTAAGTAAAGGAGCGAGGCGATGATCGCGGGCCAAGTATCGAAATTGATCGGTTCGCGCGTGAAGCGCAAGGAGGACCCTCGTCTCATTACCGGCGAGGGCAAGTACACCGATGACGTCATCCTGCCGGGTATGGCGTTCTTTGCCGTGCTGCGCAGTCCGTATGCTCACGCGCGCATAAACAGCATAGATACGTCGGCGGCTGCGGACCACTCCGGTGTGTTGGCTGTCATGACCGGCGCGGAAATCAACGAGCGCTGCAGCGAGCCGTTCCCCCTCTTTGCCATCTTGGAGGGCATGCAGTATCCCGAGCGCTGGCCGATGGCGGCGACGAAAGCCAACTACGTGGGCGAGCCGGTGGCCGCCGTAGTCGCCAGTTCGCGGGCGGCGGCGCGGGACGCGCTTGATCTCATCGAAGTTGATTACGATCCGCTGCCCGTCGTGACGGACATGGAGTCCGCAGTAGATGCAGACGCGCCCGTTATCTTTGAGGAAATGGGCTCCAATCTCTGTTACGAAGCCACCGATCAGGCAGGCGATCCCGACCGCGCGTTTGCCGAGGCCGACGGCGTGGTGGAGGCCCGCATGGAGCAGCCCCGCCTCATTCCCAATCCCATGGAGCCGCGGGCGACCGTGGCGGACTATGAGCGCAGCAGCGGCAACGCGACGTTGTGGGTCACCACACAGAACCCGCACATCGAGCGCATGGTCGTGGCACAGATGCTTGGCATGCCGGAGAACAAGCTGCGCGTGGTCGCCATCGACGTGGGCGGCGGCTTTGGCTGCAAGATTAATACGTACTCTGAATCGCTTATTGCCATTATCCTCGCCCAGGAAGTCAACCGGCCGGTGAAGTGGGCGGAAGACCGCACCGAGCATTTCGTCTCCACCAGTCACGGCCGGGGCCAGGCGCAGTACGTGCAGGCCGCCTACAAGAAAGACGGCACCCTGCTCGGCATGAAGCTGAAGATCTACGCCGATCTCGGCGCGTACGCCCAGGTGATCTCCCACGTCATTCCCACGCTCACGCCTTCACTGGCGCCGGGTGTCTACGCGTGCCGCGACATTGGCTGGACCACCATTGGCGTCTTTACGAATAAGATTCCCTATGACGCCTATCGCGGCGCCGGGCGGCCGGAAGCAGCGTACATCATCGAACGGGTCATGGACCTGATCGCCGATGCCACGGGCAAAGACCCGGTAGCCGTGCGGCGCAAGAACTTCATTCCCAAGGACTCCTTCCCCTACGAAACGCCAACCGGCATGATCTATGACTCCGCCGACTATGATGCGGCGCTGGACAAAGCGCTGGACATCGCGGGGTACGACGACCTGCGCGCCGAGCAAAAGGCCGCGCGCAAGGACGGCAAGCTTATGGGCATTGGCGTGACCGTGACCACCGAGGTCTGCGGGTTCGGCCCCGCCGCCGCCATGGGCGGCTTGGGCGGGTTCGAAAGTGCCACCGTGCGCGTCGATCCCATGGGCAAGGTAACCGTCCTTACGGGTGCGTCGCCCCACGGCCAGGGCGAGGAGACCTCGTTCGCGCAGATTGTGGCCGACGACCTCGGCGTTGCCTTCGAAGACGTGGAGGTCATACACGGCGATACAGCCATAGTTGCCAGGGGTGTCGGCACCTTCGGCAGCCGCACGCTGGTGGTTGGCGGTACGGCGATCCTCAAGGCCAACGAACAGATTAAGGATAAAGCCAAGCGCATCGCCACGGCCCTCTTGGAAAACAAGCTCGAGGATACGCTGGACCCGACGGTGGTGACGCTGGAGGACGGCTTGTTCTCGGTGCAGGACATGCCGGACCAATATGTGACCTGGGCCGAGGTAGGGTCTGAAGCCTACGACGGTCAGTTGCTGCCGGAAGACGAGCAACCCGGCTTGGAGGCGGTGTCCTTCTGGGAGCCGCCGGGACTCACGTTCCCCTTCAGCGCGCACATTGCCGTGATTGAGATCGACCAGGACACCGGTGAAGTTTCTTTGAAACGCTATGTTTCCGTAGACGACTGCGGTACGGTGATCAATCCCACGCTCGTGGAAGGGCAGATCCACGGCGGCCTGGCGCAAGGCATCGGCCAGGCGCTGCTGGAGCAAGCAGTCTGGGACGACGAGGGCCAGCTTGTGTCCGGTTCGCTCATGGACTACGCCATGCCGTTCGCCCAGGAATTCCCCATGTTCGAGCTTGACCGCACGGTGACGCCGAGCCCGGTGAACCCGCTGGGCGCCAAGGGTATCGGCGAGATGGCAACCATCTCCGCCACGCCGACCGTTGCCAACGCAGTCATCGATGCGCTCTCGCACCTTGGTGTGACCCACGTGGACATACCGATGACGGCGGAACGCATCTGGCGGGTACTGCAAACACATGGCCGTAGCCGGAGAGGAGGACGCTCATGATCCCCCAAGCATTTGATTACTTCGCACCGACTTCCGTTGCCGACGCCCTGCGGCTGCTGCGGCAGCACGGGGACGAGGCGAAACTGCTGGCGGGCGGCCACAGCCTGCTGCCCATCATGAAACTGCGCCTATCCACGCCGCAGTGCCTGATCGACCTGGGCAAGATTTCCGAGCTGCGCTTCATCGGCGAGGCCGACGACGGCTGCCTGGCGATTGGCGCCATGTCGACCTACCACGACATCAAAAACTCGGCGCTGGTGCAGGAGCGCGTGCCCGCTCTGGCGGCAGCCGCCGGTGAAGTAGGCGACGTGCAGGTGCAGAACAAAGGCACCATCGGCGGTAGCTTGGCCCACGCCGACCCGGCGGGCGACTTCCCCGCCTTGGCGCTGGCGCTGAATTTCGAACTGGTCACCGCGACGGCCCGCTCCGGCCGCACCATCGCCATCGATCGCTTCTTCCGCGACCTGCTGACCACGGCGCTGCGGCCCAACGAGATACTGACTGAAGTCCACATTCCGGCGTTACCGGCCGGCACCGGCGTTTCGTACCAGAAGCTGCCGAATAAGGCCTCCCACTACGCTGTAGTGGGCGTAGCGGCGGCGATCACGGTTGGGGACGACGGTGTCTGCACGGAAGCGCGCATCGGCGTGACCGGCGCCGGTCCCACGGCCGTCCGGGCGCGCAACACGGAGCGCATCCTCAAGGGCAAGCACATCGACGCGGCAGTGATCCGCCGCGCCGCCAAACGCGCAGCCGCCAACATCGAGGACCTCAACGACGACCTCCACGCGTCAGCCGACTACCGCGAACACCTGACGACGGTCTTCGCCGCGCGGGCAATTGAGGAGGCGCTATCGCGGGCCGGGTAAAGAAAACTTTACCGAGAGGCGGTCTCACCACTGCCAGGCTGTGATGCTTGAGAAGAGTTGAGAGTCCGCGTCAAATGAACTCTGTAGACGGTGTAGGGGCACGATATATCGTGCCCCTACGTTTGTAACCGTACCAGGAGCCTACTATGGATGCCTGCGAAGATGAGATTGAGCAGGTGGACGTCCGCGCCAAGTGGCCGGATGAGGCGCTCGACTTCACCCCCTGGCTCGCCGAAAACCTCCACATGCTGGGCGATGCGATCGGATTGAAACTGGAATTCGTCCAGAGGGAGGTGAAGGTGGGACCATACTACCTGGACATCAAGGCGAAAGAGGTCGACGGCAGCGCGATAGTAGCCATCGAGAACCAGCTAGAGATGACCGACCTGCACCATCTCGGGCAACTGCTCACTTATGCGACCGGATGCGAGGCGCAGACCGCAATTTGGGTCGCACCGTACTTTGGCTACGAGCATGCGCAGGCCCTGCACCGACTCAACGAATGGACGAAAGACAGCATCCGGTTCTACGGCGCCAAGGTCGAGGTCATCAAGCAGGCTGGTGGCGACCCTTCGCCTCGGTTCCGCAAGGTCGTGTGGCCCGGAGGCTGGTGCAAAGAGGCCACACTCCCACCGGGTGAGATAGACCCACAAAAAATGAAGTACGATGAGTTCTTTCGGCCACTACTTGCTATGCTGCATGGCAAGTACTTTGAAGAGAAGCCGGTCTTTTTCTTTGGTCACACCGGCCGGATGTTTTGCTCTAACCTCAACCCGGGCATCAGATATGCGGTGGAAATGAACAGAGACAGCGCCTGGGTGATACTTAACATCTACATGAATGAAAAAGAGTCCACTAAGGGCATATTCGACACCTTGGTAGTCGACCGGGCGGCGATTGAACAGAGTATCGACGCTGATCCCGCGCCAGACTGGCATTGGTTAAGGCATAAGAACCAGAATTTTTCCTCCATCTGCATGAGGAGAGATGGGTCCATAGACGATCCTCCTGAGAAGCTGGAGGAAACCAGAGCGTGGATGCTTGATCTCCTTCCCAAGTTTAAGGATGTCTTTCATCCGCGTCTCACAGACATATTGGATTCCACATAACCATCGGAGACCCAGTCGGTTGCAATCGACTCTATCCGACAGATGCAGTGTCCACGGCCTCTCGGTAGGGGCACGATGTATCGTGCCCCTACATTTGTGAATTAGCTATGTCATTGAAGCCGGTTCTCGTCTCCTGGTCGTCGGGAAAAGACTCCGCTTGGGCGTTGCACGTGCTGCGCCAAGAGCCGGAGCGGTACGACGTGCGGGGAATCTTCACCACCGTGACGCCGCATTTCGACCGTGTGGCGATTCAGGCCACGCCGGTGCCGGTGCTGCGTGTGCAGGCGGAACGGCTGGGTCTGCCGCTCTACGAGATTCCCATCCCCTACCCCTGCTCCAACGAAGAATACGAAGCGGCGATGACCGCTTTCCTCGATATGGTGCGCGACTTGCCGTCGCATTTGACAGCCAAGACCTTCGCCTTTGGCGACCTCTTCCTCGAAGACATCCGCGCCTACCGCGAATCCAAGCTGGCAGGCACAGGGTTCGAGGCCATCTTCCCTGTCTGGGGCATGCCGACGGCGGAATTAGCACAGACCATGTTGCAATCTGGGCTGAAGGCCATCGTAACGGCAGTGAGCCCAACCTCCAAGCTCGACCGCAACTTTGC contains:
- a CDS encoding Panacea domain-containing protein: MGQNRQPNEGKFKELLIYIALCSEGDDSFGAVKLNKLLFLSDFLAYLRLGKAMTWFEYQALPNGPAPTKLVPIREELMQEGAIAERQESYFGYNQYRILALRRPNLKLFLPEEVDIVRQVIDHWWGRNASEISDFSHRILGWRLASQGETIPYGSALIGSRKPSKREMEHGLGLADHAASLLF
- a CDS encoding carbon monoxide dehydrogenase subunit G, with the translated sequence MKVEGTFTIKAEQDRVWELLQDPDVLAACIPGCEKLEPTGEDTYAATLNVGVAGIKGRYQGTVSVADRDPPHGYRMIVEGKGGPGFVKGEGSFTLSEEKAGETIIHVAGDGQAGGTLARVGQRLMLQAARLLMKQFFTRLNKEATAR
- a CDS encoding (2Fe-2S)-binding protein, yielding MPNEISVTINGTRHASSVESRMLLVHYLRDELGLTGTHVGCDTSQCGACTVIVDGAAVKSCTVLAVQADGSEVTTIEGLAQDGELHPVQEGFWEEHGLQCGFCTPGIIMTLHQVLEEEPDPSEDEIRHKLAGNICRCTGYQNIVKAAQFAARRMQEA
- a CDS encoding xanthine dehydrogenase family protein molybdopterin-binding subunit, whose protein sequence is MIAGQVSKLIGSRVKRKEDPRLITGEGKYTDDVILPGMAFFAVLRSPYAHARINSIDTSAAADHSGVLAVMTGAEINERCSEPFPLFAILEGMQYPERWPMAATKANYVGEPVAAVVASSRAAARDALDLIEVDYDPLPVVTDMESAVDADAPVIFEEMGSNLCYEATDQAGDPDRAFAEADGVVEARMEQPRLIPNPMEPRATVADYERSSGNATLWVTTQNPHIERMVVAQMLGMPENKLRVVAIDVGGGFGCKINTYSESLIAIILAQEVNRPVKWAEDRTEHFVSTSHGRGQAQYVQAAYKKDGTLLGMKLKIYADLGAYAQVISHVIPTLTPSLAPGVYACRDIGWTTIGVFTNKIPYDAYRGAGRPEAAYIIERVMDLIADATGKDPVAVRRKNFIPKDSFPYETPTGMIYDSADYDAALDKALDIAGYDDLRAEQKAARKDGKLMGIGVTVTTEVCGFGPAAAMGGLGGFESATVRVDPMGKVTVLTGASPHGQGEETSFAQIVADDLGVAFEDVEVIHGDTAIVARGVGTFGSRTLVVGGTAILKANEQIKDKAKRIATALLENKLEDTLDPTVVTLEDGLFSVQDMPDQYVTWAEVGSEAYDGQLLPEDEQPGLEAVSFWEPPGLTFPFSAHIAVIEIDQDTGEVSLKRYVSVDDCGTVINPTLVEGQIHGGLAQGIGQALLEQAVWDDEGQLVSGSLMDYAMPFAQEFPMFELDRTVTPSPVNPLGAKGIGEMATISATPTVANAVIDALSHLGVTHVDIPMTAERIWRVLQTHGRSRRGGRS
- a CDS encoding xanthine dehydrogenase family protein subunit M, translated to MIPQAFDYFAPTSVADALRLLRQHGDEAKLLAGGHSLLPIMKLRLSTPQCLIDLGKISELRFIGEADDGCLAIGAMSTYHDIKNSALVQERVPALAAAAGEVGDVQVQNKGTIGGSLAHADPAGDFPALALALNFELVTATARSGRTIAIDRFFRDLLTTALRPNEILTEVHIPALPAGTGVSYQKLPNKASHYAVVGVAAAITVGDDGVCTEARIGVTGAGPTAVRARNTERILKGKHIDAAVIRRAAKRAAANIEDLNDDLHASADYREHLTTVFAARAIEEALSRAG
- a CDS encoding DUF4268 domain-containing protein, which encodes MDACEDEIEQVDVRAKWPDEALDFTPWLAENLHMLGDAIGLKLEFVQREVKVGPYYLDIKAKEVDGSAIVAIENQLEMTDLHHLGQLLTYATGCEAQTAIWVAPYFGYEHAQALHRLNEWTKDSIRFYGAKVEVIKQAGGDPSPRFRKVVWPGGWCKEATLPPGEIDPQKMKYDEFFRPLLAMLHGKYFEEKPVFFFGHTGRMFCSNLNPGIRYAVEMNRDSAWVILNIYMNEKESTKGIFDTLVVDRAAIEQSIDADPAPDWHWLRHKNQNFSSICMRRDGSIDDPPEKLEETRAWMLDLLPKFKDVFHPRLTDILDST
- a CDS encoding adenine nucleotide alpha hydrolase, whose amino-acid sequence is MSLKPVLVSWSSGKDSAWALHVLRQEPERYDVRGIFTTVTPHFDRVAIQATPVPVLRVQAERLGLPLYEIPIPYPCSNEEYEAAMTAFLDMVRDLPSHLTAKTFAFGDLFLEDIRAYRESKLAGTGFEAIFPVWGMPTAELAQTMLQSGLKAIVTAVSPTSKLDRNFAGRWFDQSFLNDLPEGTDPLGENGEFHTCVVAGPMLSQPIAARPGTIVGRPVSRNHDGTGGTVTAWYADVALQDD